In Rhinatrema bivittatum chromosome 11, aRhiBiv1.1, whole genome shotgun sequence, a single window of DNA contains:
- the LOC115073171 gene encoding rho-related GTP-binding protein RhoU-like gives MPPQDLMMDYRAAHFAPPVPPHQPKPLPSAQERRLKCVLLGDGAVGKTSLLVSYTTNGYPTRYIPTAFDDFSAVVQVDDTPVRLQLCDTAGQDEFDKLRRFCYPKADVFVLCFSVVGPSSFQNISEKWMPEIRQHCPSAPVVLVGTQCDLRGDVKVLIELARHREKPVPTAAAGALAEKMGAVGYVECSALTQKNLKEVFDVSILSGLRFSDLRAAKNRKAKTASKMRTLSKAWWKKYVCIQ, from the exons ATGCCGCCCCAGGACCTGATGATGGATTACCGGGCTGCTCACTTCGCCCCTCCGGTGCCCCCCCACCAGCCCAAGCCCCTGCCCAGCGCCCAAGAGAGGAGGCTGAAGTGTGTCCTGCTAGGGGACGGGGCTGTGGGGAAAACCAGCCTCCTGGTCAGCTACACCACCAACGGCTACCCCACCCGCTACATCCCCACTGCCTTCGACGACTTCTCAG ctGTGGTCCAGGTGGACGATACCCCAGTGCGACTCCAGCTGTGTGACACGGCGGGACAG GACGAGTTTGACAAGCTGAGACGATTCTGCTACCCCAAAGCGGATGTCTTCGTGCTTTGCTTCAGCGTGGTTGGCCCCTCCTCCTTCCAGAACATCTCGGAGAAGTGGATGCCGGAGATCCGTCAGCACTGCCCCTCCGCCCCCGTGGTGCTGGTGGGCACCCAGTGCGACCTGAGGGGAGACGTGAAGGTTCTGATCGAGCTGGCCAGGCACCGGGAGAAGCCGGTGCCCACGGCGGCGGCCGGAGCGCTGGCCGAGAAGATGGGAGCGGTGGGCTATGTGGAGTGCTCGGCCCTGACCCAGAAGAACCTGAAAGAGGTCTTTGACGTGTCCATCCTCTCCGGCCTGCGCTTCTCCGACCTCAGGGCCGCCAAGAACAGGAAGGCAAAGACCGCCAGCAAGATGCGAACACTCTCCAAGGCCTGGTGGAAAAAATACGTCTGCATCCAGTAA